A window of Cohnella herbarum contains these coding sequences:
- a CDS encoding gluconeogenesis factor YvcK family protein, translating into MAIKQQPTLSRKPRIVVIGGGTGLSVMLRGLKQKPLDITAIVTVADDGGSSGILREELQIPPPGDIRNVLSAMADTEPLLAEVLKYRFSNGTGLAGHSLGNLILAAMTDITGDFVTGITELSRIFAVRGRVLPAANHAIVLKAEMEDGSIVVGESTIPKSGLAIRKVFIEPADVEALPEAVQALREADAILIGPGSLYTSIIPNLIVPKLAEAIIQSDAVKLFVCNVMTQPGETDNYSVSDHLAAVHAHIGHHLFDYVIVNDGEIPPQVQNLYAEKGSTAVHLDLEEVTRRGYKVIADTLVLFRTYLRHDAAKLSDHIYHLVEDWMLRKEG; encoded by the coding sequence ATGGCGATAAAACAGCAGCCTACCCTCTCCCGCAAGCCGCGTATCGTCGTAATCGGCGGCGGTACGGGCTTATCCGTCATGTTACGCGGGCTTAAGCAGAAGCCGCTTGATATTACGGCAATCGTAACGGTCGCGGACGACGGGGGAAGCTCCGGCATTCTGCGCGAAGAGCTGCAGATCCCTCCTCCGGGGGATATTCGTAACGTATTGTCCGCGATGGCGGATACGGAGCCCTTGCTAGCCGAGGTGCTTAAGTATCGTTTCAGCAACGGAACCGGATTGGCCGGGCATAGTTTAGGCAATCTAATCCTAGCGGCGATGACCGATATTACCGGGGATTTCGTTACGGGAATTACCGAGTTGAGCCGGATCTTCGCGGTTCGGGGACGCGTGCTTCCGGCGGCGAATCATGCGATCGTGCTGAAGGCGGAGATGGAAGACGGCTCGATCGTCGTGGGGGAATCCACGATACCTAAGTCGGGGTTGGCGATACGCAAAGTATTCATCGAGCCTGCGGACGTAGAGGCGTTGCCGGAAGCCGTTCAAGCGTTACGCGAAGCGGATGCGATCTTAATCGGTCCTGGCAGCTTATATACGAGCATTATTCCGAATTTGATCGTGCCTAAGCTTGCGGAGGCGATTATCCAATCGGACGCCGTGAAGCTCTTCGTGTGCAATGTCATGACCCAGCCGGGAGAAACCGACAATTATTCCGTCAGCGACCATTTGGCGGCGGTTCATGCCCATATCGGGCATCATTTGTTCGATTACGTGATCGTGAACGATGGGGAAATCCCACCGCAGGTTCAGAATTTATACGCGGAAAAAGGCTCAACGGCGGTACATCTCGATTTGGAAGAAGTTACGCGGCGCGGTTATAAGGTCATTGCGGATACTCTAGTTTTGTTCAGGACTTATTTACGTCATGACGCAGCCAAGTTAAGCGATCATATTTATCATCTGGTCGAAGATTGGATGTTGCGAAAGGAGGGATAA
- the whiA gene encoding DNA-binding protein WhiA produces the protein MSFAALTKKELTLLETENCCEKAELSALIRMNGTIALSNKRVVLDIATENAAISRRMYTLLKRHFTVVTELLVRKKMRLKKNNVYVVRVPAGAEAILNDLSIVSEGFLFHPSIDKNLIRKPCCKKAYLRGAFLAGGSVNNPEGSSYHLEIASMYEEHCQALVDLANKFHLNARFIERKKGFILYIKEGEKIIEFLSIIGAHQALFKFEDVRIMRDMRNSVNRIVNCETANLNKTIGAAVRQIDNIKLLVKEVGLHNLPDKLREVAEVRLQHPDINLKEVGDLLKGQVSKSGVNHRLRKLDEWAEKIRNGGA, from the coding sequence ATGTCGTTCGCGGCGCTAACGAAGAAGGAATTGACTCTGCTCGAAACCGAGAACTGCTGCGAGAAAGCGGAACTGTCGGCATTGATTAGGATGAACGGAACGATAGCGTTGTCGAATAAGCGCGTCGTACTGGATATAGCCACAGAGAATGCCGCGATTTCGCGCCGGATGTACACCCTTCTTAAGCGGCATTTTACGGTCGTGACCGAACTCCTCGTTCGTAAAAAAATGCGGCTCAAAAAAAACAACGTATACGTCGTAAGAGTACCCGCGGGTGCGGAAGCGATCTTAAACGATTTGTCGATCGTCTCCGAAGGGTTCCTGTTCCATCCGAGCATCGATAAAAACTTGATTCGCAAGCCCTGCTGCAAGAAGGCTTATTTACGCGGAGCGTTCCTGGCAGGGGGCTCCGTCAACAATCCGGAAGGCTCGTCCTACCATCTAGAGATCGCATCGATGTACGAGGAGCATTGTCAGGCATTGGTGGACCTCGCAAATAAATTTCATCTGAACGCGCGGTTTATCGAGCGTAAAAAAGGCTTTATTCTGTATATTAAGGAAGGCGAGAAAATCATCGAGTTCCTTAGTATCATCGGCGCTCATCAAGCGCTGTTCAAATTCGAGGACGTCCGCATCATGCGGGATATGCGCAACTCCGTAAATCGGATCGTAAACTGCGAGACGGCCAACCTGAACAAAACGATCGGGGCGGCGGTCAGACAGATCGATAATATTAAGTTACTCGTGAAAGAGGTGGGCTTGCACAATTTGCCCGATAAGCTTCGCGAAGTGGCCGAAGTGAGGCTTCAGCACCCGGATATTAACTTGAAGGAAGTCGGTGATCTGCTTAAAGGGCAGGTCAGCAAATCCGGGGTAAACCACCGGCTGCGCAAGCTTGATGAATGGGCTGAAAAAATCCGGAATGGCGGCGCATAA
- a CDS encoding sporulation histidine kinase inhibitor Sda → MPERSYPYLVANSSEVKTPVKNVHEGHLDMVAARRLSDKASLLRPLKDEHLLEVYREAKKMNLSNEFIELLEEALSIRQLSHYREA, encoded by the coding sequence ATGCCTGAACGGTCCTATCCGTACTTGGTAGCCAATTCATCTGAAGTCAAAACGCCCGTAAAGAACGTCCACGAAGGCCACTTGGACATGGTAGCCGCTAGACGTTTAAGCGATAAAGCGTCATTGCTTCGCCCGCTAAAAGATGAACATTTATTGGAAGTTTACAGGGAAGCCAAAAAAATGAACTTGTCCAACGAATTCATCGAGCTGCTGGAAGAAGCGCTCTCCATTCGTCAACTAAGTCATTATAGAGAAGCTTAA
- the gap gene encoding type I glyceraldehyde-3-phosphate dehydrogenase, which produces MAVVKVGINGFGRIGRNVFRASLNNPNVEIVAINDLTDVNTLAHLLKYDTTHGKLDGTVEVGEGALIVNGRTVKVFAERDPGNLPWASVGAEIVVESTGIFTAKEKAELHLKGGAKKVIISAPATNEDITIVMGVNQDKYDPSAHTIISNASCTTNCLAPFAKVLNDQFGIVKGMMNTIHSYTNDQSVLDLPHKDLRRARAAAENIIPSSTGAAKAVSLVLPELKGKLNGMSMRVPTPNVSITDLVAELKVNVTVEEVNAALKAAADGPLKGILNYSEEPLVSSDYNGDPASSTIDALNTMVVEGNMVKVLSWYDNEWGYSNRVVDLAAFIASKGL; this is translated from the coding sequence ATGGCAGTAGTAAAAGTTGGTATTAACGGATTTGGACGTATCGGACGTAACGTATTCCGCGCTTCCCTGAACAACCCGAATGTAGAGATCGTTGCAATCAACGATCTGACGGACGTTAACACGCTTGCTCACCTTCTGAAATATGATACGACTCACGGAAAATTGGACGGTACGGTTGAAGTGGGCGAAGGCGCGCTTATCGTAAACGGCAGAACGGTTAAAGTATTCGCCGAGCGCGATCCTGGCAACTTGCCTTGGGCTTCCGTAGGCGCTGAAATCGTTGTTGAATCCACGGGTATCTTTACTGCGAAAGAAAAAGCGGAGCTTCACTTGAAAGGCGGAGCTAAGAAGGTTATCATCTCTGCTCCCGCTACGAACGAAGACATCACGATCGTTATGGGCGTTAACCAAGACAAATACGATCCATCCGCTCATACGATCATCTCCAATGCATCTTGTACGACGAACTGTCTTGCTCCGTTCGCTAAAGTATTGAACGATCAATTCGGAATCGTTAAAGGCATGATGAACACGATCCACTCGTACACGAACGACCAAAGCGTATTGGATCTTCCGCATAAAGACCTTCGTCGCGCGCGTGCAGCGGCTGAAAACATCATTCCTTCTTCGACTGGCGCCGCTAAAGCCGTTTCCCTCGTATTGCCTGAACTGAAAGGCAAATTGAACGGTATGTCCATGCGCGTGCCTACTCCTAACGTTTCCATTACGGATCTCGTTGCCGAGCTGAAAGTTAACGTTACGGTTGAAGAAGTTAACGCGGCTCTGAAAGCTGCTGCCGACGGTCCTTTGAAAGGCATCTTGAACTACTCCGAAGAGCCGCTTGTTTCCAGCGACTACAACGGCGATCCTGCTTCTTCCACAATCGATGCGTTGAACACGATGGTTGTTGAAGGCAACATGGTTAAAGTTCTTTCCTGGTACGACAACGAGTGGGGCTATTCCAACCGCGTCGTTGACTTGGCTGCTTTCATCGCGTCTAAAGGACTTTAA
- a CDS encoding HPr family phosphocarrier protein, with protein sequence MTRQPVVVRLKTGLHARPAALFVQEANKFSSDVFVEKDEKKVNAKSIMGIMSLAISSGTEVAISAEGSDAEQAVTALVQLVSKEELENQ encoded by the coding sequence ATGACGAGACAGCCGGTGGTAGTTCGGCTTAAAACGGGTCTTCACGCCAGACCGGCGGCACTATTCGTGCAAGAAGCCAATAAATTCTCCTCTGACGTCTTTGTAGAGAAGGATGAGAAGAAAGTTAACGCGAAGAGCATCATGGGAATTATGAGCTTGGCGATCAGCTCGGGTACGGAAGTCGCGATCAGCGCGGAAGGTTCCGACGCAGAGCAAGCTGTAACCGCTTTAGTGCAGCTTGTAAGCAAAGAAGAGCTAGAGAACCAATAA
- a CDS encoding SIMPL domain-containing protein has protein sequence MKQKTLQIMMVAMAVVVVGWIGFGRGEGDVVSAESLPAATTQPYTVTVGASGSIMVEPDVAYLNLAVETRGAKATEAQQSNADKFAGVEKTLYEKFGIDKKDVKTTGFDVQPEYNYTEKDGQVLKGYIAVHSIQVTYRKLPEIGKLFDALTASGANRLNGVQFSTEKKEQYELDALKKAMDNAAAKAGVLATSAKRQLKGVMNIVQGDVQNRPVMYANEMASVQMKAMADSAGASSSVQSGQIEISTTVSVQYEMQ, from the coding sequence ATGAAACAAAAAACGCTGCAAATTATGATGGTAGCGATGGCGGTAGTCGTAGTGGGTTGGATTGGATTCGGAAGAGGGGAGGGCGATGTCGTGTCTGCTGAATCATTGCCGGCGGCAACTACCCAGCCGTATACGGTTACGGTTGGGGCTAGCGGATCGATCATGGTTGAGCCCGATGTGGCGTACTTAAATTTGGCAGTAGAAACTCGCGGGGCGAAAGCGACGGAAGCGCAACAATCCAATGCGGACAAATTCGCGGGCGTTGAGAAGACTTTGTACGAGAAGTTCGGAATTGATAAGAAGGACGTGAAGACGACCGGATTTGACGTCCAACCGGAATACAATTATACGGAGAAGGACGGTCAAGTCCTTAAAGGATACATCGCCGTGCATTCCATTCAAGTGACTTACCGGAAACTTCCGGAAATCGGCAAGCTGTTCGATGCGTTAACCGCTTCCGGGGCGAACCGTCTGAACGGCGTGCAATTCTCTACGGAGAAAAAGGAGCAATACGAGCTAGACGCGCTGAAGAAGGCTATGGACAACGCTGCGGCGAAAGCTGGCGTGCTAGCGACATCGGCTAAACGTCAGCTCAAAGGCGTAATGAACATCGTTCAAGGCGACGTACAGAACAGACCCGTGATGTATGCTAATGAAATGGCGAGTGTTCAGATGAAGGCGATGGCCGATAGCGCAGGCGCTTCCTCTTCGGTACAATCCGGTCAGATCGAGATCAGCACGACGGTGTCCGTTCAATACGAGATGCAATAA
- a CDS encoding sugar-binding transcriptional regulator: protein MRKIVDIQKQLLPDLLQVMEKRYDILHRIYLAGTIGRRTLATGVDMTERVLRSELEILRAQGLLDTAASGMTLSASGRQLVEEMEPIVKELFGLSDLEETVRTAFGLKRVIIVPGDSDDSDHVKMELGRAGSRVLRDSLSSGDVVAVMGGSTMARMASQFTTPTQLKDNWFVPARGGLGESVDYQANTIASELAKRTGARYRMLHVPDHLSEEAYQTIMQEPNVREVVDMIRGARIVVHGIGDAVTMARRRKLKDETKEELVKDGALAEAFGYYFDRDGKVVHRMATAGLRLDDIEAAGMVIGIAGGSSKGEAIASVMRFGHDDVLVTDEAAATVALRHV, encoded by the coding sequence ATGCGAAAAATCGTAGACATTCAGAAGCAGCTACTTCCCGATCTTCTGCAGGTTATGGAGAAACGGTACGATATTCTGCACCGGATCTATCTTGCCGGAACGATCGGACGTCGTACTCTCGCCACCGGCGTTGATATGACGGAGCGCGTGCTTCGATCGGAATTGGAGATCCTACGAGCGCAAGGCTTGTTGGATACGGCAGCATCCGGTATGACGCTCAGCGCGAGCGGTAGACAGCTCGTGGAAGAGATGGAACCGATCGTCAAGGAGTTGTTCGGTTTATCCGATCTGGAAGAGACGGTTCGTACCGCTTTCGGATTGAAACGGGTGATTATCGTGCCTGGCGATTCCGATGACTCCGACCATGTCAAGATGGAACTGGGCAGGGCAGGAAGCCGAGTGTTAAGAGACAGTCTTTCCTCGGGCGACGTCGTTGCGGTCATGGGAGGATCAACAATGGCCCGTATGGCTTCGCAATTCACGACGCCAACGCAGCTTAAAGACAACTGGTTCGTTCCTGCCAGAGGCGGCCTGGGCGAAAGCGTCGATTATCAAGCGAACACGATCGCGTCGGAATTAGCCAAGCGAACGGGAGCGAGGTATCGCATGCTTCATGTGCCCGATCATCTGAGCGAGGAAGCTTACCAGACGATCATGCAGGAGCCTAATGTTCGCGAAGTGGTCGATATGATCCGCGGCGCTAGGATCGTCGTTCACGGGATCGGAGACGCGGTGACGATGGCCAGGCGCCGGAAACTCAAAGACGAGACGAAGGAAGAACTGGTTAAGGACGGCGCGCTTGCGGAAGCTTTCGGATATTATTTCGATCGCGACGGCAAAGTCGTTCACCGAATGGCTACGGCGGGCTTACGATTGGACGATATCGAAGCGGCGGGTATGGTAATCGGAATCGCTGGCGGCAGCAGCAAGGGCGAAGCGATCGCATCGGTCATGAGATTCGGCCACGACGACGTCTTGGTAACGGATGAAGCGGCAGCGACGGTTGCTCTGCGGCATGTTTAA
- the clpP gene encoding ATP-dependent Clp endopeptidase proteolytic subunit ClpP, which translates to MSFVPMVVEQTNRGERAYDIYSRLLKDRIVFLGTQVNDVVANSIIAQLLFLAAEDPEKDIHLYINSPGGSITSGMAIYDTMQFIKPDVSTICVGMAASMGAFLLAAGAKGKRFALPNSEVMIHQPLGGAEGQASDIEIRARRILKLRDKLNGILSERTGQPLERIEKDTDRDNFMEAEVAREYGLIDKVIDKVQ; encoded by the coding sequence ATGAGTTTTGTACCTATGGTTGTCGAGCAAACTAACCGAGGAGAACGCGCCTACGACATTTATTCCCGCTTACTCAAGGATCGAATCGTATTTCTAGGTACTCAGGTGAATGACGTGGTTGCAAACTCCATCATCGCCCAGCTGCTGTTCTTGGCGGCCGAAGATCCGGAAAAAGACATCCACTTATACATCAACAGTCCCGGCGGCTCCATTACGTCCGGGATGGCCATTTACGATACGATGCAATTCATCAAGCCGGACGTCTCCACGATCTGCGTCGGCATGGCTGCATCCATGGGAGCATTCCTGCTCGCGGCCGGTGCCAAAGGCAAGCGATTCGCCCTTCCGAACAGCGAAGTCATGATTCATCAGCCGCTCGGCGGCGCGGAAGGTCAAGCTAGCGATATCGAAATACGGGCAAGACGCATCCTTAAGTTGCGAGATAAGCTCAACGGCATTCTATCCGAACGCACAGGTCAACCGCTTGAGCGCATCGAGAAAGATACGGATCGCGACAATTTCATGGAAGCCGAAGTGGCACGTGAATACGGGCTCATCGATAAAGTCATCGACAAAGTCCAATAA
- the rapZ gene encoding RNase adapter RapZ has protein sequence MDTITTQPTLVIITGMSGAGKTIAVQSLEDLGFFCVDNLPPVLIPKFAELIEQSQGRIAKVALVIDLRGREFFTALSESLNHIREHYTFQYEILFLDATDSVLVQRYKESRRRHPLAPDGLPLDGIHSERKLLEDLKGWASQVIDTSSLKPAALKEKIIGRFTNLDRNNININVTSFGFKYGVPIDADLIFDVRFLPNPHYIENLRPKTGVEPEVYDYVMKWPETQTFLTKLLDMLQYLIPLYHKEGKSQVVIGIGCTGGKHRSVALAEYLGRRLGSSDTELVRVSHRDSERDRQS, from the coding sequence ATGGATACGATAACGACTCAGCCGACGCTCGTGATCATCACGGGGATGTCGGGTGCGGGAAAAACCATTGCCGTGCAAAGCCTCGAGGACTTGGGTTTTTTTTGCGTCGATAATTTGCCTCCCGTACTCATACCGAAATTCGCGGAACTCATCGAACAATCGCAAGGCCGGATCGCTAAAGTGGCTTTGGTTATAGACTTGAGGGGGCGAGAGTTTTTTACGGCCTTATCCGAGTCTCTTAATCATATTCGCGAGCATTACACGTTTCAGTACGAGATTCTGTTCCTGGATGCAACGGATTCGGTACTCGTGCAGAGGTACAAGGAAAGCAGGCGCCGACATCCTCTTGCCCCAGATGGGCTACCGCTTGACGGCATACATTCGGAGCGGAAATTGCTGGAGGATCTGAAGGGCTGGGCGTCCCAGGTCATCGATACGAGCAGCCTTAAACCGGCGGCGTTAAAGGAAAAGATCATCGGGCGATTTACGAATTTGGATCGCAACAATATTAATATTAACGTCACATCGTTCGGATTTAAGTACGGGGTGCCTATCGACGCGGACTTGATCTTCGACGTACGGTTTCTGCCTAATCCGCACTATATCGAGAACCTTCGTCCGAAGACGGGGGTAGAACCGGAAGTGTACGACTATGTCATGAAATGGCCGGAAACGCAGACGTTCCTTACCAAGCTGCTCGATATGCTGCAATATTTAATTCCGTTGTACCATAAAGAAGGCAAAAGCCAAGTCGTGATCGGAATCGGGTGTACCGGGGGCAAACACCGTTCCGTTGCTTTGGCTGAGTACTTGGGTCGCAGACTGGGTTCCAGCGATACAGAATTGGTGAGAGTGAGCCATCGCGATTCCGAACGCGATCGGCAAAGCTGA